Proteins co-encoded in one Aspergillus flavus chromosome 2, complete sequence genomic window:
- a CDS encoding oxidoreductase (oxidoreductase, short chain dehydrogenase/reductase family) has protein sequence MAARNKYVNKLHGKHIVIFGGTSGVGFCVAEASIEHGANVTVLSSDPSKVDAAQVRLLSSYPEAKDRVRGLTIDLGAPDVEDQLVSTFEQVQPFDHIIFTAGTFEFDPEDWIQPRADLDRIRNTANVRIIAPFLIAKHAPRYMASNSPACSITLTSGATAERPMGRGMAMHTMYSTGLYGLTKNLCLDIAPVRVNLVSPGPIDTELWDTIPEKEAMFAHLKEKLPIKEIPTPENVAEAYIYCMKDRGLTGAIISTHGGGIFV, from the coding sequence ATGGCTGCAAGAAACAAATACGTGAACAAGTTGCATGGCAAAcacatcgtcatcttcggaGGGACTTCCGGTGTCGGCTTCTGTGTAGCTGAAGCAAGCATCGAACACGGTGCCAACGTTACGGTCCTCTCCTCCGACCCGAGCAAAGTTGACGCTGCTCAAGTGCGCCTTCTATCCTCCTATCCAGAAGCAAAGGACCGAGTCCGTGGCTTAACGATTGACCTTGGAGCGCCAGATGTCGAGGATCAATTGGTGTCTACGTTTGAGCAAGTCCAGCCATTTGACCATATCATCTTCACAGCGGGAACTTTTGAGTTTGATCCTGAAGACTGGATACAGCCGCGAGCAGACCTGGACCGAATCCGAAACACTGCCAATGTCCGCATTATCGCACCGTTCCTCATCGCCAAGCATGCTCCAAGGTATATGGCAAGCAACTCACCCGCTTGCTCCATCACACTCACTAGTGGAGCAACAGCCGAGAGACCCATGGGACGGGGAATGGCAATGCACACCATGTACTCAACAGGCCTGTATGGGCTCACAAAGAACCTCTGCTTAGATATTGCGCCGGTCAGGGTTAACCTCGTCAGTCCTGGTCCCATAGATACTGAGCTGTGGGACACCATTCCGGAGAAAGAGGCGATGTTCGCCCATCTAAAGGAAAAGCTTCCCATCAAAGAGATTCCCACTCCCGAGAATGTGGCGGAAGCTTATATATACTGTATGAAGGATCGTGGATTGACGGGGGCTATCATATCAACCCATGGTGGTGGAATATTCGTTTGA
- a CDS encoding C6 finger domain protein, with translation MPRRTHKKSRNGCLECKRRHIKCDEKRPTCTNCITSERFCEYADIFLSATRSRTNISPASSPAVAVTRDQPSDVSSPRSDSLLQDAPVNMLHMQLLHHLMTETRNTFHDNFNNAISSPEIQQICMSSPYLMNELLALSALHLSALHPAEREFYRHHAAQLQTHALTILNGMKLEVNQETCIPLFLFAGLLNVHLLYDVLINKDQDFDHFLDQLVSSFRLHRGIRAITTDSWGMLRESPLKPLILDGEKRFSKITGLDPECARLLALIKAAKLGPSITNTYKQAIESLQHAIVSCSYGTPGAGISEITAWPILVSPEYIDLLSMRCPEALAVLAYYAACLHTRRDVWGFGDGGRFLIESIITYLGPNWAEWLDWPARALGNHHQSSQRVKISNQSN, from the exons ATGCCGCGCAGAACGCATAAGAAGTCGCGCAATGGATGCTTGGAATGCAAGCGACGCCATATAAAA TGTGACGAAAAGCGTCCGACATGTACCAACTGTATAACTTCGGAACGCTTTTGCGAATACGCGGACATCTTTCTAAGTGCTACACGATCTCGCACCAACATTTCGCCAGCTTCTTCCCCCGCAGTGGCTGTGACAAGAGACCAGCCGTCCGATGTTTCGAGTCCGAGGTCCGACTCGCTTCTCCAAGATGCGCCGGTCAATATGCTTCACATGCAGCTTTTACACCACTTGATGACAGAAACACGAAACACATTCCATGATAATTTCAATAACGCAATCTCTTCTCCCGAGATTCAACAGATTTGCATGTCTTCTCCGTATCTCATGAATGAGCTACTGGCCCTCAGTGCCCTACATCTGAGCGCCTTGCATCCAGCAGAGCGAGAGTTTTATCGTCACCACGCAGCACAACTCCAAACGCACGCATTAACAATCCTCAACGGTATGAAGCTCGAAGTAAACCAGGAGACATGCATTCCGCTCTTTTTGTTTGCCGGTCTTCTTAATGTGCACCTCCTTTACGACGTATTAATCAACAAAGACCAAGATTTCGATCACTTCTTGGACCAACTGGTGAGCAGTTTTCGACTACACCGGGGGATCCGTGCAATCACCACGGATTCATGGGGCATGCTTCGAGAGTCCCCATTGAAGCCACTCATTCTGGATGGTGAAAAACGGTTTTCAAAGATTACAGGACTTGACCCCGAATGCGCCAGGCTCTTAGCCCTCATCAAGGCGGCTAAACTAGGCCCCTCTATCACCAATACTTATAAGCAAGCGATAGAATCGTTGCAACACGCGATAGTTTCATGCTCGTATGGGACGCCAGGCGCTGGCATCTCAGAGATTACTGCCTGGCCGATATTGGTTTCTCCGGAATATATTGATCTCCTCTCGATGCGATGCCCTGAGGCTCTTGCGGTACTGGCGTATTATGCCGCTTGCCTTCATACACGGCGCGACGTATGGGGGTTTGGAGACGGTGGGCGATTTTTGATTGAATCCATCATCACGTACCTGGGACCAAACTGGGCTGAGTGGCTGGATTGGCCAGCCCGAGCTTTGGgcaatcatcatcagagcTCGCAACGAGTTAAAATTTCAAATCAAAGCAATTGA
- a CDS encoding putative RTA1 domain protein: MAQLEPYAGDYYLWAYLPSVPAAVIFLLLFLGATIYHFWKLWKMRVGFCLAFAIGGIFEVIGYGARAAAYNRTGEIMPYCIQNVFILLGPVLFAASVYMTLGRIIRSVRAEHHSLIRVGWLTKVFVLGDVLSFVIQGSAAGLMATGSNAKMGKNIVIVGLLVQVIMFGLFIVTSIVFQRRMHQHPTIQAFDQAIPWKSHLHTLYAVSVLIMVRSIFRVIEYAMGQDGYLLSHEWPMYVFDTLLMFAVMVIWGVWYPGNLDFLIQKPASDTMSMHRPEEGLRCS; the protein is encoded by the exons ATGGCGCAACTTGAGCCTTATGCAGGGGATTACTACCTCTGGGCATATCTACCATCAGTCCCAGCAGCTGTTATCTTCCTCCTGCTTTTTCTGGGTGCCACCATCTACCACTTCTGGAAACTATGGAAAATGCGAGTTGGGTTCTGTCTCGCCTTCGCCATTGGAGGCATAT TCGAAGTTATCGGATACGGTGCACGGGCTGCTGCTTACAACAGAACTGGAGAAATCATGCCCTACTGCATCCAGAATGTGTTCATTCTTCTTGGCCCGGTTCTCTTCGCCGCATCAGTGTACATGACCCTCGGCCGCATCATCCGCAGTGTCCGAGCCGAACATCACTCGCTGATCCGAGTCGGCTGGTTGACTAAAGTCTTTGTCCTGGGTGACGTGCTCTCCTTCGTGATCCAAGGTAGCGCAGCAGGTCTGATGGCGACAGGATCAAACGcgaagatggggaagaatATCGTGATTGTCGGTCTGTTGGTCCAAGTTATCATGTTCGGGCTGTTTATTGTAACTTCGATCGTGTTTCAAAGACGTATGCATCAGCATCCAACAATCCAAGCATTCGACCAGGCCATTCCCTGGAAATCCCACTTGCACACACTCTATGCAGTCAGTGTGCTGATCATGGTTCGATCTATATTTCGGGTGATCGAATATGCCATGGGCCAGGACGGGTACTTGTTGAGCCATGAATGGCCAATGTATGTCTTTGATACATTGCTGATGTTCGCTGTCATGGTGATCTGGGGGGTATGGTACCCGGGAAACCTCGACTTCCTGATACAAAAGCCTGCCTCAGACACTATGAGTATGCACAGGCCTGAGGAAGGATTACGGTGTTCATAG
- a CDS encoding putative oxysterol binding protein (protein KES1) yields MSSSKDAIPASSKGSWSSFLKSIASFNGDLSSLTAPPFILSSTSLTEYSAYWAEHPNLFVAPATEADPEKRALAVLKWFISTLHQQYCTRSEKLGSEKKPLNPFLGELFLGKWNTDENVGETSLISEQVSHHPPATAYAIRNEKHGVELQGYNAQKASFSSTIQIKQIGHALLTVTPPNADKNDPAQKEQYLITLPSLHIESLIYGTPFVELEKTTRIVSSTGYVAKIDYSGKGWLSGKKNTFNAILYKESEGEKKPLYTVDGQWSDKFTIKNARTKDEVETYVVKDNKTTPLQLAPLEDQDLYESRRAWQDVASGIERGDMDAVSVAKSKIENAQRELRRVEKSEGREWERRFFNRVDENEDQGLLQLARKAGLTSLESDKTGGVWRFNPASADGAKPPYHKTGGEGLGVSA; encoded by the exons ATGAGTTCCAGCAAGGATGCAATCCCCGCCAGCAGCAAAGGCTCCTGGTCAAGTTTCCTCAAG TCTATCGCCTCTTTCAACGGCGACCTATCTTCCTTGACCGCTCCACCTTTTATCCTTTCCTCCACTTCCCTGACCGAGTACTCCGCCTACTGGGCTGAGCATCCGAACCTTTTCGTGGCCCCAGCTACAGAAGCGGACCCCGAGAAAAGAGCCCTGGCTGTTCTGAAATGGTTCATCAGTACCCTGCACCAGCAATATTGTACCCGTAGCGAGAAACTGGGTAGTGAGAAGAAGCCCCTGAACCCCTTCCTGGGAGAGCTCTTCCTGGGCAAGTGGAACACTGACGAGAATGTCGGGGAAACCTCATTGATCAGTGAACAAGTCAG CCACCATCCCCCAGCAACCGCCTACGCAATTCGGAATGAGAAACATGGGGTAGAA TTACAAGGATACAACGCCCAGAAGGCCTCCTTTTCAAGCACCATCCAAATCAAGCAGATCGGACATGCCCTCCTGACCGTCACCCCACCCAACGCGGACAAGAACGACCCGGCCCAGAAGGAACAGTACCTTATCACACTTCCAAGTTTGCACATCGAATCCTTGATTTATGGAACTCCGTTCGTAGAACTGGAAAAAACGACACGGATTGTTAGCAGCACCGGCTACGTGGCCAAGATCGACTACTCCGGTAAAGGCTGGCTAagtggaaagaagaacacctTTAACGCCATCTTGTATAAGGAGAgcgaaggagagaagaagccttTGTACACTGTCGATGGGCAGTGGTCGGATAAGTTCACCATCAAGAATGCCCGAACCAAGGATGAAGTGGAGACGTACGTGGTTAAGGATAACAAGACCACTCCCCTCCAGTTGGCCCCACTGGAGGATCAAGACCTTTACGAAAGTCGGCGTGCCTGGCAGGACGTGGCTTCGGGCATCGAGCGGGGCGACATGGACGCCGTGTCTGTGGCCAAGTCGAAGATTGAGAACGCCCAACGCGAGCTTCGCAGGGTTGAAAAGTCCGAGGGTCGGGAATGGGAGCGCCGCTTCTTCAACCGCGTAGACGAGAATGAGGATCAGGGGCTCTTACAACTTGCGAGAAAGGCCGGCCTTACATCGCTCGAAAGCGACAAAACTGGTGGGGTGTGGCGCTTCAACCCAGCAAGCGCAGATGGTGCGAAGCCGCCGTATCACAAGACCGGTGGCGAAGGCTTGGGGGTCTCTGCATAA
- a CDS encoding MFS transporter, whose translation MLKSASVKTVSVHEREIPTMSDRSSLNSATTQIATEEHLALREDFGQPPGTPNTLVPVQSKQGPDLQKEAVADDDDFEETDAEQYKRFSPARKIIIVSILSYCAFLAPISSTAILAAVPEISKTFNTTGDIINASNALYLTSMGVASLVWGPLSQVWGRRPIFVVSGVLFFIFTIATALSPNLPAYFVFRILTAFQGTSFLVVGSSAIGDVYEPRSRASAMVWLLSGSMTGPAAGPFLGGVIVTFRSWRVIFWLLSAMSGFSALMLIFLFPETIHSKTDGDLAGKSLPEKSKLLWQRVSPVRVITLTFSYPNILITGLAAGALVWNQYALLTPIRYILNPRFHLNSPIECGLFYLAPGAGYLAGTFVGGRWADYFVRKYIKRRNGLRIPEDRLRSCLAFVCVVAPGCILVYGWTLDQEVGGIPVPIIAMFLQGVAQLFCFPSINTYCLDVMHDKGRSAEVIAGNYLFRYVFAALGTGVVLPATKAMGVGWFNTVSALFLVIAGALVWLTAEYGPKWREAIDSKYEQKQTRAKEAPCENV comes from the exons ATGCTCAAGTCTGCTTCTGTCAAGACTGTTTCTGTCCATGAGCGAGAAATCCCGACAATGTCGGACAGATCGTCTCTCAATTCTGCTACCACTCAAATTGCCACAGAGGAGCATCTAGCTCTTCGGGAAGACTTCGGACAACCCCCTGGCACCCCCAATACGCTTGTTCCTGTGCAATCTAAACAAGGCCCTGATTTGCAGAAAGAGGCTGTTGCAGACGATGATGACTTTGAAGAAACAGATGCAGAACAATATAAACGGTTCTCACCCGCACGAAAAATTATCATTGTTTCTATCCTTTCGTACTGTGCCTTTCTTGCTCCTATCTCGTCAACAGCCATCCTGGCCGCAGTCCCAGAGATATCCAAGACCTTTAACACGACGGGGGATATAATCAATGCTAGCAATGCACTTTATTTGACGTCCATGGGAGTCGCCTCTCTAGTTTGGGGTCCTCTTAGTCAGGTTTGGGGCCGTCGCCCT ATCTTTGTCGTAAGCGGCgttctctttttcatttttacGATTGCCACGGCCCTGTCTCCAAATCTTCCTGCCTACTTCGTCTTCCGTATCCTCACTGCTTTCCAAGGGACATCCTTCCTTGTTGTCGGTAGCTCCGCCATTGGAGATGTGTATGAGCCTCGTAGCCGAGCATCAGCAATGGTGTGGCTTCTGTCAGGAAGCATGACTGGACCTGCGGCTGGCCCTTTCCTCGGA GGTGTCATTGTGACCTTCCGATCATGGAGGGTAATCTTCTGGCTTTTGTCTGCGATGAGCGGGTTTTCCGCCTTGATGctcatctttctcttccctgagACGATACACTCTAAAACTGATGGTGATCTAGCCGGGAAGAGTCTTCCCGAAAAGAGCAAGCTACTTTGGCAGCGTGTGTCGCCTGTTCGTGTGATAACCCTGACCTTCTCATACCcaaacatcctcatcaccggtCTAGCCGCCGGTGCCCTAGTCTGGAACCAATACGCTCTTTTAACTCCCATTCGTTACATCCTCAACCCTCGTTTTCATTTAAACAGCCCCATTGAATGCGGTCTCTTCTACCTTGCTCCAGGAGCTGGCTACTTGGCTGGCACCTTCGTCGGCGGTCGCTGGGCCGATTACTTTGTTCGAAAATACATCAAACGTCGCAACGGCCTCCGAATCCCAGAGGACCGGCTGCGCTCTTGCCTAGCATTCGTGTGCGTTGTCGCCCCGGGTTGCATCCTCGTCTATGGCTGGACACTCGACCAGGAAGTCGGCGGCATCCCCGTCCCCATTATCGCCATGTTCCTACAGGGCGTCGCACAATTATTCTGTTTCCCAAGTATCAACACCTATTGCCTTGACGTGATGCACGATAAGGGCCGCAGTGCCGAGGTCATCGCGGGCAACTACCTCTTCCGGTATGTTTTTGCCGCATTAGGCACCGGCGTCGTCTTACCAGCCACCAAGGCAATGGGTGTGGGCTGGTTCAACACAGTTTCGGCTTTGTTTCTGGTCATTGCTGGGGCCTTAGTATGGCTAACGGCTGAATACGGCCCTAAGTGGCGCGAAGCCATCGATTCCAAATATGAGCAGAAACAAACGCGAGCAAAAGAAGCACCTTGCGAAAATGTATAG
- a CDS encoding autophagy-related protein Atg22B2 → MSHDDRSGNQDVSSMDLSVTINEPAQESPDSTNKANVIVQGLVPQQERPPSRDELDHLFRAEEDYDQPTTTRKELWSYYLYYNGDNGVGPGSYSQALFQWALTGAGWQPGTEPHEPCTASSACVVPWAGGTLSVSSVVLIANGLCFTFMTVIFVWLGSAADYGSFGRWLLLVLTVVCWALQYGMMAIKHPNQWPAAMGMYVVAYVAYGATLVFYAAVFPRLARFMPHVRKAREEDLREDKITLDEYDAIESLEKNHISNVSTAHSNIGYLLTLALNLSVLLPLQGNNYSNNLALCLTNSYWVVLGLWWFIFQQKRPGPPVPKGSSYATIGFKQLWVALREVRSLPQTFLYFLAYFLLADGLNTTGTLVSIIQNNEVSFSFLQLTYLGIVQAVTSTISTFGFWYIQKYFKISTKRMFLVTNFFSVFIPFWGMLGLWTTRIGYHHRIYKSFTNKIRPKQWEFYFYNVVFGLFQAPYYAYAQTMISELMPQGYDNMFFALFGITNRASSIIGPNVIQAIINDTQNNWMGFPFLFSICTAAMIMISFVDVEKGREDGRKFVQKKKMLRGLG, encoded by the exons ATGTCACACGACGATCGCAGTGGGAATCAAGACGTCTCTTCGATGGATTTGAGCGTTACTATTAACGAGCCTGCTCAAGAAAGTCCTGACTCTACCAACAAGGCCAATGTCATTGTTCAGGGTTTAGTACCGCAGCAAGAGCGGCCTCCCTCAAGGGATGAGCTTGACCACCTTTTCAGAGCCGAGGAGGACTACGACCAGCCAACAACGACCCGGAAAGAGTTATGGTCTTACTACCTTTACTATAATG GTGATAATGGAGTTGGCCCTGGTTCTTATTCTCAAGCACT ATTCCAATGGGCCCTGACTGGTGCGGGCTGGCAGCCAGGGACTGAGCCGCACGAACCTTGCACAGCGTCATCTGCGTGTGTGGTTCCTTGGGCTGGAGGCACTCTCTCCGTCTCGTCAGTCGTTCTCATTGCCAATGGACTTTGTTTTACTTTCATGACGGTGATCTTTGTTTGGTTGGGCAGTGCCGCAGATTATGGCTCCTTTGGCCGCTGGCTGCTCTTAGTCCTCACCGTGGTCTGTTGGGCTTTGCAGTACGGTATGATGGCAATCAAGCATCCCAATCAATGGCCTGCAGCGATGGGCATGTACGTGGTCGCATATGTTGCTTATGGTGCAACATTGGTATTTTACGCCGCCGTTTTCCCTCGGCTTGCGCGTTTCATGCCTCACGTCCGCAAAGCCCGTGAAGAAGATTTGCGCGAAGACAAAATCACCCTGGACGAGTACGACGCGATAGAGTCGCTGGAAAAGAACCATATCAG CAACGTATCGACTGCGCACAGTAACATTGGATACCTCTTGACACTCGCCCTCAATTTGAGCGTTTTGCTGCCGCTCCAGGGAAACAACTATTCAAACAATCTTGCTTTATGTCTAACAAACTCCT ATTGGGTCGTCCTAGGCTTGTGGTGGTTCATTTTTCAGCAGAAGCGTCCTGGTCCCCCAGTCCCAAAAGGCTCAAGCTATGCAACTATTGGCTTCAAACAGTTATGGGTAGCGCTCCGAGAAGTTCGATCACTGCCACAGACGTTTCTTTACTTTCTTGCTTACTTTTTGCTGGCCGATGGACTGAACACGACTG GAACACTCGTCAGCATAATCCAGAACAATGAGGTATCCTTTTCGTTCCTCCAACTAACATATCTTGGAATCGTCCAAGCAGTAACCTCGACCATCTCGACCTTCGGATTCTGGTATATCCAGAAATACTTCAAAATAAGCACTAAGCGAATGTTCCTTGTCACAAACTTCTTCAGTGTGTTCATCCCTTTCTGGGGTATGTTAGGCTTGTGGACAACGCGCATCGGATATCATCATCGG ATCTACAAGTCTTTCACTAACAAGATACGGCCAAAACAGTGGGAGTTCTATTTCTATAACGTTGTTTTTGGTCTCTTTCAGGCTCCATACTATGCC TACGCTCAAACAATGATCAGCGAGCTCATGCCCCAAGGATACGATAACATGTTTTTCGCTCTATTCGGCATCACCAACCGTGCC TCCTCGATAATCGGCCCGAACGTCATCCAAGCCATCATCAACGATACACAAAACAATTGGATGGGGTTTCCGTTCCTATTTTCTATTTGTACTGCTGCCATGATCATGATCAGTTTTGTAGATGTGGAGAAAGGCCGTGAGGATGGGCGAAAATTTGtgcagaagaaaaaaatgcTTCGGGGGCTAGGGTAA
- a CDS encoding putative beta-N-acetylglucosaminidase, with protein sequence MVWGALSFSNETSAMQPSCNQSLTHSLQEEARLAGHDYPLFIGIDQENGLVTRISPPIAAQLPGPMALGATYASELAKEVGTVTGETLRLFGINMNYAPVCDINSEPLNPVIGVRSFGDHPGLVGRLACATAQGLREQKVVPSVKHFPGHGDTAVDSHYGLPVISKTREQLDKCELRPFRRAIAEGIEAVMTAHISLPSVDDSHLPATLSAKALNILRKDMNYDGMVITDCLEMDGIRASYGTEQGAVLALGAGCDSIMVCHTYDVQVGSIDKICEAVESGKVPTSRLEEACRRVTALKARFLSWDAALKSQGLNGLTSLKQKGAKLAKEAYSSSVTLVRDTQSILPLSPSSKIAFLFPGDKTPAGGAVDGEGLGRKGSYNASIYLDILKQWNNQAFEIQYGPMGLSTEQLSLVDAADVVIFASINARESAYQRTLGLELPRHNRPMVAMALCNPYDFLEDSFIQTYVATYEPTIEAFTVAVELLFRPHLAKGSLPVGPEKPAPRWLEVQQYAAATDFSQVYDVWLAALPSYRVSADNLTEAITPPPHVLPVESHHLVARTSYPESKVVGFCLLFVAAQQDTVCVQLAALAVDPKLQGRGVGTALLAECRAWMEKTFKKSRLELGSTFPRFWPGLPIDLPTEVQEFFVHRGFQLNPPVPRSVDLYQDIKEFQSPELYVTRAKERGYTFRPLETADYQECLVGQEKNFSYNQAWVQMFHKLDPSKYPSSVMTAFDPNGKQVGWTLMLSHESPMLKPHWAFPSLCGPKTGLIGCVGVDADYRKEGVGLALLCHAIEDMKQRGVEGVFVDWVSLEGWYEKLGFKVWWSCRTGAMQLDA encoded by the exons ATGGTTTGGGGGGCATTGTCCTTTTCAAACGAAACATCAGCGATGCAGCCCAGTTGCAA CCAGTCTTTAACTCACTCTTTACAAGAAGAAGCGAGGCTAGCTGGGCATGATTATCCCTTATTTATCGGTATTGACCAAGAGAATGGATTGGTCACTCGGATTTCACCTCCTATTGCCGCTCAACTCCCGGGGCCTATGGCTCTCGGAGCGACCTATGCCTCGGAGCTTGCTAAGGAAGTCGGCACCGTCACGGGCGAGACGCTGAGACTATTTGGGATCAACATGAACTATGCTCCTGTGTGCGACATTAACTCAGAACCCCTAAACCCAGTGATCGGAGTCCGCAGTTTTGGAGACCATCCTGGATTGGTGGGAAGATTGGCATGCGCCACTGCCCAAGGACTCCGAGAACAAAAGGTGGTACCCAGCGTCAAGCATTTCCCAGGGCACGGAGACACTGCTGTGGACTCCCATTATGGCCTTCCTGTCATCTCTAAGACGAGAGAACAGCTAGATAAATGTGAATTGAGACCATTTCGCAGAGCTATAGCTGAAGGTATTGAGGCAGTGATGACTGCCCACATTTCGCTACCTTCTGTTGACGATAGTCATCTCCCTGCTACACTTTCTGCTAAAGCCTTGAATATACTACGGAAGGATATGAACTACGATGGCATGGTGATCACAGACTGTCTAGAGATGGATGGTATCCGTGCCTCATACGGTACTGAGCAGGGGGCAGTCCTCGCTTTAGGAGCTGGCTGTGACAGCATTATGGTCTGTCACACTTATGATGTCCAGGTAGGATCTATCGACAAGATCTGCGAGGCTGTAGAATCCGGAAAGGTGCCAACTTCGCGTCTGGAGGAAGCTTGTCGCAGAGTGACTGCACTAAAAGCCCGTTTTCTGAGTTGGGACGCAGCGCTCAAGTCACAGGGCCTTAATGGGCTTACGTCTCTTAAGCAAAAGGGCGCAAAGTTAGCGAAAGAAGCCTATTCTAGCTCGGTCACTCTTGTGCGCGATACACAGAGTAtccttcccctctctccttCGTCGAAGAttgcatttctctttccggGTGACAAGACACCGGCTGGCGGTGCAGTGGATGGGGAAGGTTTGGGCAGAAAGGGATCGTATAATGCCTCCATTTATCTCGATATTCTTAAACAATGGAATAACCAAGCCTTCGAGATTCAATACGGGCCAATGGGTCTATCGACTGAGCAGCTTAGTCTTGTCGACGCTGCAGATGTGGTCATATTCGCGTCTATCAATGCACGGGAATCGGCATATCAAAGAACGTTGGGTCTCGAACTGCCGCGCCACAATCGTCCAATGGTTGCTATGGCACTCTGTAATCCTTATGACTTTCTGGAGGATTCATTTATTCAGACCTACGTCGCTACCTACGAGCCAACGATAGAGGCTTTTACAGTAGCTGTGGAGCTTCTCTTTAGGCCGCATCTCGCAAAGGGGTCTCTACCTGTTGGGCCAGAAAAGCCTGCACCACGTTGGCTTGAAGTACAACAATACGCAGCTGCAACTGACTTTTCCCAGGTATATGATGTATGGCTCGCAGCCCTGCCCAGTTACAGAGTATCTGCAGACAATTTAACTGAAGCGATAACGCCTCCGCCTCATGTTCTTCCAGTCGAATCACACCATCTCGTTGCTAGGACAAGCTACCCGGAGTCCAAAGTCGTTGGATTTTGCCTCCTCTTCGTAGCCGCCCAGCAGGATACTGTCTGTGTCCAACTTGCAGCACTTGCGGTTGATCCGAAATTACAGGGTCGGGGAGTGGGGACTGCCTTACTTGCAGAGTGTCGGGCTTGGATGGAGAAAACATTCAAGAAATCCCGTCTAGAACTGGGAAGCACATTCCCACGTTTCTGGCCTGGGCTTCCCATTGACCTGCCGACGGAGGTCCAGGAATTCTTTGTCCATCGGGGATTCCAGCTAAACCCCCCAGTCCCGCGGTCTGTTGATCTCTATCAAGACATCAAAGAATTCCAAAGCCCAGAGCTGTACGTCACTCGAGCTAAGGAGCGAGGTTATACCTTCCGTCCTCTAGAAACTGCCGACTACCAAGAATGTCTTGTTGGCCAGGAGAAGAACTTCTCATATAACCAA GCCTGGGTTCAGATGTTCCATAAACTTGACCCTAGCAAATACCCGTCTAGTGTGATGACCGCATTTGACCCCAACGGGAAGCAAGTGGGCTGGACACTAATGCTTTCCCATGAGTCTCCTATGCTCAAGCCGCATTGGGCATTCCCTTCTCTCTGTGGGCCCAAGACCGGCCTCATCGGTTGTGTCGGTGTCGACGCAGATTATCGCAAGGAGGGAGTTGGGCTTGCCTTACTCTGCCATGCGATCGAAGATATGAAGCAGAGAGGAGTTGAAGGAGTTTTTGTTGACTGGGTGAGCCTCGAAGGATGGTATGAGAAGCTCGGGTTCAAGGTTTGGTGGAGTTGCCGAACGGGGGCGATGCAACTTGACGCTTGA